A single window of Vespa crabro chromosome 23, iyVesCrab1.2, whole genome shotgun sequence DNA harbors:
- the LOC124432020 gene encoding host cell factor isoform X1, which produces MAAPMLKWKRITNPTGPQPRPRHGHRAVAIKDLMVVFGGGNEGIVDELHVYNTATNQWFVPLTKGDIPPGCAAYGFVVDGTRILVFGGMVEYGKYSNELYELQASRWEWKRLKPKPPKHDPPPCPRLGHSFTLIGNRVFLFGGLANDSEDPKNNIPRYLNDLYTLELLPNGATAWDVPQTHGHAPPPRESHTGVAYTDRTTGKSCLVIYGGMSGCRLGDLWFLDVDSMTWNKPVVHGPTPLPRSLHTATLIGHRMYVFGGWVPLVVDDVKVATHEKEWKCTSTLACLNLETLTWEQLTVDSLEENVPRARAGHCAVGVHSRLYVWSGRDGYRKAWNNQVRVCCKDLWYLEVNKPPAPSRVQLVRASTQTLEVSWAATPSAQYYILQIQKYDMPPASTGTFPTVSAPTSVPITTSAVATPATIPVTTPPITTVASLPSTPTSARSSLPQAPVRVQSTVQSPAQKVPQVTPKVTNPMTPRVAGNLIRIRSPMATSVASTTTEQTTPITTVTGQTPTAMSGIAALAAAAAATPKISMNNVPVIPQTTANTIRMKNVQPGQQIRFAAPGATVLRTASPQQSKQIILQKPGQNISGQPQIVHLLKTGQGMVATVPKVSLIPGKTVQATGAKPLNQGPTILRLVNPNTVAGSKILTTMKTSSIVAMSKGQNISGKQTIMITKPGGNGGLVGRTNQIIVVTTGSSLRAVQAVTTSQAGAGQTGSLSTPVNVLPLSATNHVTNQQGVKMIVVSSGAMGGATAGKPITITVPGQGGVPKTVTIATKGNPQAIFNPGKSQIVTVPQIQKASETVAVSGKPVTLQMSGGIGAKTVTLMPTSSSIVTTSSASETIDASKMLFVPSQKQPSASLASTSDGPATTDAALAALAAEAGLIDPVQEPSGGLSFMVTTDDVTESDGKTEDSCNGNEATTAAALVSQMTGGESMQVDGEGNFVIPQVDGPSDIVLSEDENNKADLEEEPTPESQDEQPAADPQEMEQDVGSAVTENISMEMSPVKETEPSAETACETSTSAMVDEELPIDSKEKITEVQMESTESTNETDIPNESDIQINAPSEEMQIKHDIAAEQQPVREITPEESVTATLVEPVDNNKSEQDTNNELKSMTFDSYSSEEKPLSSEHISAEDNILHQSHISPDENQEIENVKSDINESEGGEILKKTSPIENTPDEDEPMLTDNSLQETHVNVHVVTPVIPTELQVKLEESDESMERDKTPDVSVSNINGITTVLKESDVSQKPMTPVKVEVKDEHITKRDNIKQEKVHSNRSESGDDSTALTTLATAALGSAEPPVKMKNEQNEEEKKEVEWYDVGVIKGTSFTVQHYYLPGDEPLDITQPLTMDVFKGRTKIPLEPGTAYKFRVAAVNSCGQSAWSEVSAFKTCLPGFPGAPSAIKISKSAEGAQISWEPPPSNVGPILEYSVYLAVRSASTALNNEGEPRTIVSTPNQLAFIRVYCGSNNSCSVNNSSLSAAHVDTTTKPAIIFRIAARNDKGYGPATQVRWLQADPTTAVKSNPQVKRPGPDIRSQASSPQKKVKSDTAGDNFS; this is translated from the exons ATGGCGGCACCCATGTTAAAGTGGAAGCGGATCACAAATCCGACCGGGCCTCAGCCAAGACCCAGACATGGGCATAGGGCGGTAGCCATTAAGGATCTTATGGTCGTTTTTGGCGGTGGAAACGAGGGTATAGTAGACGAACTTCATGTCTATAACACAG caaCTAATCAATGGTTCGTACCATTAACCAAAGGCGATATTCCACCTGGCTGTGCGGCCTATGGATTTGTTGTCGATGGTACACGCATATTGGTTTTTGGTGGAATGGTAGAATATGGCAAGTACTCTAATGAACTCTATGAGCTTCAAGCGAGTAGGTGGGAATGGAAAAGATTAAAACCAAAACCACCAAAACATGATCCTCCACCTTGTCCACGATTAGGCCATAGTTTTACTCTTATTGGAAATAGAGTCTTTTTATTCGGAGGTTTGGCCAATGATAGCGAAGatccaaaaaataatataccgaGATATTTAAATGATCTCTATACATTGGAACTTCTTCCAAATGGAGCAACAGCATGGGATGTTCCACAAACCCACGGTCATGCACCTCCACCTCGAGAGTCGCACACAGGTGTTGCTTATACAGATCGTACAACAGGTAAATCTTGCTTGGTGATCTATGGTGGTATGAGTGGTTGTCGTTTGGGTGACCTATGGTTTCTCGATGTCGATTCAATGACATGGAACAAGCCAGTAGTACATGGACCTACGCCGCTACCACGTTCTCTCCATACTGCTACTTTAATCGGTCACAGAATGTACGTTTTCGGGGGATGGGTGCCCCTTGTGGTGGATGATGTAAAAGTAGCAACACacgaaaaagaatggaaatgTACAAGTACATTAGCATGTTTAAATTTAG aaACATTAACGTGGGAGCAACTGACGGTAGATTCTCTTGAGGAAAATGTACCGCGTGCACGTGCCGGACATTGCGCTGTTGGTGTGCACAGTAGATTATATGTTTGGTCTGGGCGCGATGGTTATCGTAAAGCTTGGAACAACCAGGTTAGG GTTTGTTGTAAAGATCTTTGGTATCTTGAAGTGAACAAACCACCTGCACCTTCTCGCGTTCAACTGGTCAGGGCTTCCACTCAAACGTTGGAAGTTAGTTGGGCTGCTACTCCATCTgcacaatattatattctacaaATTCAGAAATATGATATGCCACCTGCTTCAACTGGAACATTTCCAACAGTTAGCGCTCCTACTAGTGTACCAATTACTACATCTGCAGTTGCAACACCTGCAACTATACCTGTAACAACTCCTCCCATTACGACCGTTGCATCTCTTCCATCGACTCCAACTTCTGCTAGATCGTCATTACCTCAAGCTCCAGTAAGAGTGCAGTCGACTGTACAAAGCCCTGCCCAAAAAGTACCGCAAGTTACGCCAAAGGTAACGAATCCTATGACTCCAAGAGTAGCTGGAAATCTCATCAGAATTCGATCACCTATGGCAACTTCGGTAGCTAGTACAACTACCGAACAAACAACTCCTATCACAACTGTAACTGGTCAAACACCAACTGCTATGTCAGGAATTGCAGCATTAgcagctgctgctgctgcaacTCCAAAAATAAGTATGAATAATGTACCCGTAATACCGCAAACTACCGCTAATACTATTAGGATGAAGAATGTTCAACCGGGTCAGCAAATACGTTTTGCTGCGCCTGGAGCAACGGTACTACGTACTGCGTCGCCACAACAGAGTAAACAAATAATACTTCAGAAACCAGGTCAAAATATATCTGGTCAACCCCAAATTGTACATCTTCTTAAAACTGGCCAAGGTATGGTAGCCACAGTGCCTAAAGTAAGTCTCATCCCTGGGAAAACAGTTCAAGCGACTGGAGCAAAACCACTTAATCAAGGTCCTACAATATTGAGATTAGTTAATCCTAATACCGTGGCaggatcgaaaatattaacgacTATGAAAACATCCAGTATAGTAGCAATGAGTAAAGGACAAAATATAAGCGGGAAACAAACAATAATGATTACGAAACCTGGTGGTAACGGTGGTTTAGTTGGAAGGACAAACcaaattattgttgttacgaCAGGATCTAGTTTAAGAGCTGTACAAGCTGTGACTACTTCACAGGCTGGTGCTGGTCAGACTGGTAGTTTATCGACTCCTGTGAATGTATTACCTTTATCAGCTACAAATCATGTAACAAATCAACAAGGAGTCAAAATGATTGTTGTGTCTTCTGGAGCAATGGGCGGGGCTACAGCCGGaaaaccaataacaataacagtaccGGGACAGGGTGGTGTACCAAAGACCGTAACTATTGCTACTAAAGGAAATCCTCAAGCAATATTCAATCCTGGAAAAAGTCAGATAGTTACAGTGCCACAAATTCAAAAGGCGTCT GAGACTGTTGCAGTATCTGGAAAGCCTGTAACACTACAGATGTCAGGGGGTATAGGTGCAAAAACTGTTACTTTAATGCCCACAAGTAGTTCAATAGTTACTACGTCTAGTGCATCCGAAACAATAGACGCTAGTAAAATGCTTTTCGTTCCATCGCAAAAGCAACCATCGGCTTCATTAG CATCTACTTCCGATGGCCCAGCCACCACTGATGCAGCTTTAGCTGCTCTTGCAGCAGAAGCAGGTTTAATAGATCCTGTTCAGGAACCGTCTGGTGGTTTATCTTTCATGGTAACCACGGATGATGTTACAGAAAGTGATGGAAAAACAGAAGATAGTTGTAATGGTAACgaagcaacaacagcagcagcttTAGTTTCTCAAATGACTGGTGGGGAATCTATGCAAGTTGACGGTGAAGGAAATTTCGTTATTCCGCAAGTCGATGGTCCGTCAGATATTGTTTTATCCGaggacgaaaataataaagccgATTTAGAGGAAGAACCTACGCCTGAAAGTCAGGACGAACAACCTGCTGCAGATCCTCAAGAAATGGAGCAAGATGTTGGTTCTGCTGttacagaaaatatttcaatggaaaTGTCTCCTGTTAAAGAAACAGAACCTTCCGCAGAAACAGCATGTGAAACATCTACTTCTGCTATGGTTGACGAAGAATTACCGAtagattcgaaagaaaaaataactgaGGTACAAATGGAATCTACGGAAAGTACTAATGAAACGGATATACCTAATGAAAGTGATATACAAATTAATGCACCATCCGAAGAAATGCAAATAAAGCACGATATCGCTGCGGAACAACAACCTGTTAGAGAAATTACACCAGAAGAAAGTGTAACTGCGACATTAGTAGAACCAGtggataacaataaaagtgaACAAGATACAAACaatgaattaaaaagtatGACTTTCGATTCGTATTCATCTGAGGAAAAGCCTTTATCGTCTGAGCACATATCAGctgaagataatattttacatcaaTCACATATCTCTCCAGACGAAAatcaagaaatagaaaatgttaaaagtgATATAAATGAATCAGAAGGTggagaaattttaaaaaagactTCTCCAATAGAGAATACGCCCGACGAAGATGAACCTATGCTTACAGATAATTCTTTACAAGAGACACATGTAAATGTTCATGTTGTAACACCTGTTATTCCAACAGAATTACAAGTGAAATTAGAGGAGTCTGATGAATCTATGGAACGTGATAAGACTCCTGATGTATCTGTATCGAATATCAATGGTATAACTACCGTATTGAAAGAATCAGACGTTTCTCAGAAGCCAATGACGCCAGTAAAAGTGGAAGTTAAAGATGAGCATATTACAAAAAgggataatataaaacaagaaaaagtaCATAGTAACAGATCAGAGAGTGGAGATGATTCAACAGCATTGACTACTCTAGCTACTGCTGCTTTGGGATCGGCAGAACCACctgtgaaaatgaaaaacgaacAA aacgaagaagaaaagaaagaggtagaATGGTATGACGTAGGAGTGATAAAGGGAACAAGTTTTACAGTACAGCATTATTATCTTCCTGGAGATGAGCCACTAGATATAACACAACCATTAACAATGGACGTTTTTAaaggaagaacgaaaataCCTCTTGAACCTGGAACTGCTTACAAGTTTAGAGTTGCTGCTGTGAATAGCTGTGGACAAAGTGCCTGGAGCGAG gTGTCTGCATTCAAAACGTGTCTTCCGGGATTTCCTGGTGCTCCAAGCGCCATCAAAATTTCAAAATCTGCAGAGGGTGCTCAAATATCTTGGGAGCCACCACCTAGCAATGTGGGACCCATTTTAGAATATTCTGTTTATCTGGCAGTTAGAAGTGCTAGTACAGCATTAAATAATGAAGGAGAACCAAGAACGATCGTGTCAACACCAAATCAATTAGCTTTCATTAGAGTATATTGTGGTTCAAACAATTCCTGTTCTGTGAATAATAGTTCTCTAAGTGCTGCTCATGTGGATACTACTACAAAACCGGCCATAATATTTAGAATAGCGGCAAGAAATGACAAAGGATATGGACCAGCGACACAAGTTAGGTGGTTGCAAG caGATCCAACTACCGCCGTGAAAAGTAATCCGCAGGTAAAACGACCTGGTCCTGATATACGTTCACAAGCAAGTTCACCACAAAAGAAAGTGAAATCAGACACAGCAGGCGATAATTTTTCGTGA
- the LOC124432020 gene encoding host cell factor isoform X4 has protein sequence MAAPMLKWKRITNPTGPQPRPRHGHRAVAIKDLMVVFGGGNEGIVDELHVYNTATNQWFVPLTKGDIPPGCAAYGFVVDGTRILVFGGMVEYGKYSNELYELQASRWEWKRLKPKPPKHDPPPCPRLGHSFTLIGNRVFLFGGLANDSEDPKNNIPRYLNDLYTLELLPNGATAWDVPQTHGHAPPPRESHTGVAYTDRTTGKSCLVIYGGMSGCRLGDLWFLDVDSMTWNKPVVHGPTPLPRSLHTATLIGHRMYVFGGWVPLVVDDVKVATHEKEWKCTSTLACLNLETLTWEQLTVDSLEENVPRARAGHCAVGVHSRLYVWSGRDGYRKAWNNQVCCKDLWYLEVNKPPAPSRVQLVRASTQTLEVSWAATPSAQYYILQIQKYDMPPASTGTFPTVSAPTSVPITTSAVATPATIPVTTPPITTVASLPSTPTSARSSLPQAPVRVQSTVQSPAQKVPQVTPKVTNPMTPRVAGNLIRIRSPMATSVASTTTEQTTPITTVTGQTPTAMSGIAALAAAAAATPKISMNNVPVIPQTTANTIRMKNVQPGQQIRFAAPGATVLRTASPQQSKQIILQKPGQNISGQPQIVHLLKTGQGMVATVPKVSLIPGKTVQATGAKPLNQGPTILRLVNPNTVAGSKILTTMKTSSIVAMSKGQNISGKQTIMITKPGGNGGLVGRTNQIIVVTTGSSLRAVQAVTTSQAGAGQTGSLSTPVNVLPLSATNHVTNQQGVKMIVVSSGAMGGATAGKPITITVPGQGGVPKTVTIATKGNPQAIFNPGKSQIVTVPQIQKASETVAVSGKPVTLQMSGGIGAKTVTLMPTSSSIVTTSSASETIDASKMLFVPSQKQPSASLASTSDGPATTDAALAALAAEAGLIDPVQEPSGGLSFMVTTDDVTESDGKTEDSCNGNEATTAAALVSQMTGGESMQVDGEGNFVIPQVDGPSDIVLSEDENNKADLEEEPTPESQDEQPAADPQEMEQDVGSAVTENISMEMSPVKETEPSAETACETSTSAMVDEELPIDSKEKITEVQMESTESTNETDIPNESDIQINAPSEEMQIKHDIAAEQQPVREITPEESVTATLVEPVDNNKSEQDTNNELKSMTFDSYSSEEKPLSSEHISAEDNILHQSHISPDENQEIENVKSDINESEGGEILKKTSPIENTPDEDEPMLTDNSLQETHVNVHVVTPVIPTELQVKLEESDESMERDKTPDVSVSNINGITTVLKESDVSQKPMTPVKVEVKDEHITKRDNIKQEKVHSNRSESGDDSTALTTLATAALGSAEPPVKMKNEQNEEEKKEVEWYDVGVIKGTSFTVQHYYLPGDEPLDITQPLTMDVFKGRTKIPLEPGTAYKFRVAAVNSCGQSAWSEVSAFKTCLPGFPGAPSAIKISKSAEGAQISWEPPPSNVGPILEYSVYLAVRSASTALNNEGEPRTIVSTPNQLAFIRVYCGSNNSCSVNNSSLSAAHVDTTTKPAIIFRIAARNDKGYGPATQVRWLQDPTTAVKSNPQVKRPGPDIRSQASSPQKKVKSDTAGDNFS, from the exons ATGGCGGCACCCATGTTAAAGTGGAAGCGGATCACAAATCCGACCGGGCCTCAGCCAAGACCCAGACATGGGCATAGGGCGGTAGCCATTAAGGATCTTATGGTCGTTTTTGGCGGTGGAAACGAGGGTATAGTAGACGAACTTCATGTCTATAACACAG caaCTAATCAATGGTTCGTACCATTAACCAAAGGCGATATTCCACCTGGCTGTGCGGCCTATGGATTTGTTGTCGATGGTACACGCATATTGGTTTTTGGTGGAATGGTAGAATATGGCAAGTACTCTAATGAACTCTATGAGCTTCAAGCGAGTAGGTGGGAATGGAAAAGATTAAAACCAAAACCACCAAAACATGATCCTCCACCTTGTCCACGATTAGGCCATAGTTTTACTCTTATTGGAAATAGAGTCTTTTTATTCGGAGGTTTGGCCAATGATAGCGAAGatccaaaaaataatataccgaGATATTTAAATGATCTCTATACATTGGAACTTCTTCCAAATGGAGCAACAGCATGGGATGTTCCACAAACCCACGGTCATGCACCTCCACCTCGAGAGTCGCACACAGGTGTTGCTTATACAGATCGTACAACAGGTAAATCTTGCTTGGTGATCTATGGTGGTATGAGTGGTTGTCGTTTGGGTGACCTATGGTTTCTCGATGTCGATTCAATGACATGGAACAAGCCAGTAGTACATGGACCTACGCCGCTACCACGTTCTCTCCATACTGCTACTTTAATCGGTCACAGAATGTACGTTTTCGGGGGATGGGTGCCCCTTGTGGTGGATGATGTAAAAGTAGCAACACacgaaaaagaatggaaatgTACAAGTACATTAGCATGTTTAAATTTAG aaACATTAACGTGGGAGCAACTGACGGTAGATTCTCTTGAGGAAAATGTACCGCGTGCACGTGCCGGACATTGCGCTGTTGGTGTGCACAGTAGATTATATGTTTGGTCTGGGCGCGATGGTTATCGTAAAGCTTGGAACAACCAG GTTTGTTGTAAAGATCTTTGGTATCTTGAAGTGAACAAACCACCTGCACCTTCTCGCGTTCAACTGGTCAGGGCTTCCACTCAAACGTTGGAAGTTAGTTGGGCTGCTACTCCATCTgcacaatattatattctacaaATTCAGAAATATGATATGCCACCTGCTTCAACTGGAACATTTCCAACAGTTAGCGCTCCTACTAGTGTACCAATTACTACATCTGCAGTTGCAACACCTGCAACTATACCTGTAACAACTCCTCCCATTACGACCGTTGCATCTCTTCCATCGACTCCAACTTCTGCTAGATCGTCATTACCTCAAGCTCCAGTAAGAGTGCAGTCGACTGTACAAAGCCCTGCCCAAAAAGTACCGCAAGTTACGCCAAAGGTAACGAATCCTATGACTCCAAGAGTAGCTGGAAATCTCATCAGAATTCGATCACCTATGGCAACTTCGGTAGCTAGTACAACTACCGAACAAACAACTCCTATCACAACTGTAACTGGTCAAACACCAACTGCTATGTCAGGAATTGCAGCATTAgcagctgctgctgctgcaacTCCAAAAATAAGTATGAATAATGTACCCGTAATACCGCAAACTACCGCTAATACTATTAGGATGAAGAATGTTCAACCGGGTCAGCAAATACGTTTTGCTGCGCCTGGAGCAACGGTACTACGTACTGCGTCGCCACAACAGAGTAAACAAATAATACTTCAGAAACCAGGTCAAAATATATCTGGTCAACCCCAAATTGTACATCTTCTTAAAACTGGCCAAGGTATGGTAGCCACAGTGCCTAAAGTAAGTCTCATCCCTGGGAAAACAGTTCAAGCGACTGGAGCAAAACCACTTAATCAAGGTCCTACAATATTGAGATTAGTTAATCCTAATACCGTGGCaggatcgaaaatattaacgacTATGAAAACATCCAGTATAGTAGCAATGAGTAAAGGACAAAATATAAGCGGGAAACAAACAATAATGATTACGAAACCTGGTGGTAACGGTGGTTTAGTTGGAAGGACAAACcaaattattgttgttacgaCAGGATCTAGTTTAAGAGCTGTACAAGCTGTGACTACTTCACAGGCTGGTGCTGGTCAGACTGGTAGTTTATCGACTCCTGTGAATGTATTACCTTTATCAGCTACAAATCATGTAACAAATCAACAAGGAGTCAAAATGATTGTTGTGTCTTCTGGAGCAATGGGCGGGGCTACAGCCGGaaaaccaataacaataacagtaccGGGACAGGGTGGTGTACCAAAGACCGTAACTATTGCTACTAAAGGAAATCCTCAAGCAATATTCAATCCTGGAAAAAGTCAGATAGTTACAGTGCCACAAATTCAAAAGGCGTCT GAGACTGTTGCAGTATCTGGAAAGCCTGTAACACTACAGATGTCAGGGGGTATAGGTGCAAAAACTGTTACTTTAATGCCCACAAGTAGTTCAATAGTTACTACGTCTAGTGCATCCGAAACAATAGACGCTAGTAAAATGCTTTTCGTTCCATCGCAAAAGCAACCATCGGCTTCATTAG CATCTACTTCCGATGGCCCAGCCACCACTGATGCAGCTTTAGCTGCTCTTGCAGCAGAAGCAGGTTTAATAGATCCTGTTCAGGAACCGTCTGGTGGTTTATCTTTCATGGTAACCACGGATGATGTTACAGAAAGTGATGGAAAAACAGAAGATAGTTGTAATGGTAACgaagcaacaacagcagcagcttTAGTTTCTCAAATGACTGGTGGGGAATCTATGCAAGTTGACGGTGAAGGAAATTTCGTTATTCCGCAAGTCGATGGTCCGTCAGATATTGTTTTATCCGaggacgaaaataataaagccgATTTAGAGGAAGAACCTACGCCTGAAAGTCAGGACGAACAACCTGCTGCAGATCCTCAAGAAATGGAGCAAGATGTTGGTTCTGCTGttacagaaaatatttcaatggaaaTGTCTCCTGTTAAAGAAACAGAACCTTCCGCAGAAACAGCATGTGAAACATCTACTTCTGCTATGGTTGACGAAGAATTACCGAtagattcgaaagaaaaaataactgaGGTACAAATGGAATCTACGGAAAGTACTAATGAAACGGATATACCTAATGAAAGTGATATACAAATTAATGCACCATCCGAAGAAATGCAAATAAAGCACGATATCGCTGCGGAACAACAACCTGTTAGAGAAATTACACCAGAAGAAAGTGTAACTGCGACATTAGTAGAACCAGtggataacaataaaagtgaACAAGATACAAACaatgaattaaaaagtatGACTTTCGATTCGTATTCATCTGAGGAAAAGCCTTTATCGTCTGAGCACATATCAGctgaagataatattttacatcaaTCACATATCTCTCCAGACGAAAatcaagaaatagaaaatgttaaaagtgATATAAATGAATCAGAAGGTggagaaattttaaaaaagactTCTCCAATAGAGAATACGCCCGACGAAGATGAACCTATGCTTACAGATAATTCTTTACAAGAGACACATGTAAATGTTCATGTTGTAACACCTGTTATTCCAACAGAATTACAAGTGAAATTAGAGGAGTCTGATGAATCTATGGAACGTGATAAGACTCCTGATGTATCTGTATCGAATATCAATGGTATAACTACCGTATTGAAAGAATCAGACGTTTCTCAGAAGCCAATGACGCCAGTAAAAGTGGAAGTTAAAGATGAGCATATTACAAAAAgggataatataaaacaagaaaaagtaCATAGTAACAGATCAGAGAGTGGAGATGATTCAACAGCATTGACTACTCTAGCTACTGCTGCTTTGGGATCGGCAGAACCACctgtgaaaatgaaaaacgaacAA aacgaagaagaaaagaaagaggtagaATGGTATGACGTAGGAGTGATAAAGGGAACAAGTTTTACAGTACAGCATTATTATCTTCCTGGAGATGAGCCACTAGATATAACACAACCATTAACAATGGACGTTTTTAaaggaagaacgaaaataCCTCTTGAACCTGGAACTGCTTACAAGTTTAGAGTTGCTGCTGTGAATAGCTGTGGACAAAGTGCCTGGAGCGAG gTGTCTGCATTCAAAACGTGTCTTCCGGGATTTCCTGGTGCTCCAAGCGCCATCAAAATTTCAAAATCTGCAGAGGGTGCTCAAATATCTTGGGAGCCACCACCTAGCAATGTGGGACCCATTTTAGAATATTCTGTTTATCTGGCAGTTAGAAGTGCTAGTACAGCATTAAATAATGAAGGAGAACCAAGAACGATCGTGTCAACACCAAATCAATTAGCTTTCATTAGAGTATATTGTGGTTCAAACAATTCCTGTTCTGTGAATAATAGTTCTCTAAGTGCTGCTCATGTGGATACTACTACAAAACCGGCCATAATATTTAGAATAGCGGCAAGAAATGACAAAGGATATGGACCAGCGACACAAGTTAGGTGGTTGCAAG ATCCAACTACCGCCGTGAAAAGTAATCCGCAGGTAAAACGACCTGGTCCTGATATACGTTCACAAGCAAGTTCACCACAAAAGAAAGTGAAATCAGACACAGCAGGCGATAATTTTTCGTGA